From Cyprinus carpio isolate SPL01 chromosome A7, ASM1834038v1, whole genome shotgun sequence, a single genomic window includes:
- the LOC109072957 gene encoding intelectin-like, whose amino-acid sequence MFLGILLSLSLNLWSCEATQTNQEKVTFCNIRDTCSNPEAAKLLDKIKFAARSCKEIRDKYRVYDDGLYYLISSRGVLYQTYCDMTTAGGGWTLVASVHENNMYGKCTVGDRCSSQQGNDPNRPNGEWGTWANTVTFGTAVAATSDDYKNPGYFDIRAQDVSVWHVPNNVQLQHWNTASFLRYHTENHFLTVHGGNLFNLFKKFPVSFGIGTCNTDNGPAVPIVYDTGNAESTKNLYGPNSRGEFEPGFITFRVFNTEKAAMALCSGVKPTRCNTEHFCIGGGGHFPEWSPRQCGDFTSFDWDGYGTNVGWSASKVITEAAVLLFYR is encoded by the exons atgtttttagggaTCCTTCTTAGCCTCTCACTGAATTTATGGTCCTGTGAGGCTACACAAA CAAATCAAGAAAAAGTGACATTTTGCAATATCCGTGATACCTGCAGCAACCCTGAGGCTGCAAAACTTCTGGACAAAATTAAATTTGCAGCTCGAAGCTGCAAAGAAATTCGTGACAAGTATCGTGTTTATGATG ATGGCCTGTACTATCTGATCTCATCAAGAGGGGTCCTTTACCAGACATACTGTGATATGACCACTGCTGGCGGCGGCTGGACGCTGGTGGCCAGTGTTCATGAAAACAACATGTATGGAAAGTGCACTGTTGGTGATCGCTGTTCTAGCCAGCAGGGCAATGACCCAAACCGCCCTAATGGTGAGTGGGGGACGTGGGCAAACACAGTCACATTCGGAACTGCAGTGGCTGCTACAAGTGATGATTATAAG AATCCTGGATACTTTGACATTAGGGCACAGGATGTGTCTGTGTGGCATGTTCCTAATAATGTTCAGTTGCAACACTGGAACACTGCCTCCTTCCTGCGATACCACACTGAAAATCACTTCTTAACCGTACATGGAGGAAACCTTTTCAATTTATTCAAG aaattccCTGTAAGTTTTGGAATCGGGACATGCAACACTGATAATGGACCTGCTGTTCCAATAGTGTATGATACTGGAAATGCGGAATCAACCAAAAATCTGTATGGTCCAAATTCAAGAG gagaaTTTGAGCCTGGATTCATCACATTCAGGGTCTTCAATACCGAAAAGGCAGCAATGGCTCTTTGTTCAGGCGTTAAACCAACTCGTTGTAATACTGAACAT TTTTGTATTGGTGGAGGTGGACACTTTCCTGAATGGTCTCCTAGACAGTGTGGGGACTTTACGAGCTTCGACTGGGATGGCTATGGTACTAATGTAGGATGGAGTGCTTCCAAAGTAATAACTGAAGCAGCTGTGCTTCTCTTTTATCGTTGA
- the LOC109092767 gene encoding integrin alpha-11-like, whose product MEYYWTHLLWILWSVMPGFHDCFNIDTRNHRIIKGPRQTQFGYTVQQHMAGGQKWLLVGAPLETNGQHQTGDVYKCPLSRRSGGPSCTKLNLGRISLTNVSERKDKMRLGMTLSSNPKDNSFVACGPLWSYECGSSYYSTGICSRVNASFKFSRTIAPAFQRCETYMDIVIVLDGSNSIYPWNEVQDFLINILRKFYIGPGQIQVGVLQYGEKVVSEFQLNDFHSVEDVVKAARKIGQRGGEETNTALGISVARSEAFKQGGRKGAKKVMIVITDGESHDSANLQQVIEDSEKDGIIRYAIAVLGYYNRRGINPEAFLNEIKYIASDPDDKHFFNVTDEAALNDIVDALGERIFSLEGTSKNGTAFGLQMSQAGFSTHIVEDGILVGAVGAYDWNGAVLKETRQGKVIPPKSSYEQEFPEELKNHGAYLGYTVTSVVSARSGQLYVAGAPRFNHTGKVIIFTLKNTGELTILDSLKGQQIGSYYGSEIAPVDLDDDGVTDNLLVAAPMFFSGGWEKGKVYIYRVTEQPDFILEGSLEILDHGQNARFGSTLAPVPDLNGDSFNDVVIGAPLEDDNKGAIYIYHSQHNRILRKYKQRIGAVQLAPGLQYFGRSIHGKMDMNGDGLVDLAVGSLGAAVLLWSRSVVRIHATVRFEPSKINIFNKDCRRGGKDVTCMSAIVCLNVTARTPNRASQEIALSYNAFFEEKRFNPRAVFDDPDRQQPQNLTLLPGEETCDHIYFHAMETTDYARPIIFTVETELLDLDQGPVLDDSWPTTVKTQLPFWNGCDEDDHCVPDLVLQSQTDLMNSKQFCAQAFRAGSLLCQSQMSAEPSERIIEGSRRRMVVDVRLENRGENAYGAQLNITNTPNLRFSSLIVKDNSDIHIDCRTENRRKYEKSCNISAPFLRAKSQVAFRLEFEFSHSVLLDHVQIILEVTSEGEEVVLHDNINDIFFTLKYEADLLFTRDFYPTRYELKPDLSLEEPSDFNPPFNFTFQIQNLGYFPVQDLQLYIAIPEVTKNGNQLLQIRDFHIDQVSGSHCILPQHVAHSRASPEDLSRTSRLNYSNTLTMPVQCTINLPSYRDVSVKIGGSLRTDALHALKFKALELVTTASVELNPSSPMFLPEERPVRHIILEIRKQEDYRVPIWIIIGSTLGGLVLLSLLILALWKLGFFQRQKRREETENEANGKMMEER is encoded by the exons GTTACTGGTAGGAGCCCCACTGGAAACAAATGGACAGCATCAGACAGGAGATGTGTATAAATGTCCCTTAAGCAGAAGATCTGGAGGACCCAGCTGCACTAAACTTAATCTTG GAAGGATATCGCTGACAAATGTCTCTGAACGAAAGGATAAAATGAGACTTGGAATGACTCTTTCATCCAACCCTAAAGACAACAGCTTTGTG GCTTGTGGTCCCCTTTGGTCGTATGAATGTGGCAGCTCGTACTACAGTACTGGAATTTGCTCCAGAGTCAATGCCAGCTTTAAATTTTCCCGCACTATCGCTCCTGCCTTCCAAA GGTGTGAGACGTACATGGACATAGTGATAGTCCTGGATGGTTCAAATTCAATCTACCCCTGGAACGAGGTTCAAGACTTCCTTATCAACATCCTGCGGAAATTCTATATTGGACCTGGACAGATTCAG GTTGGAGTACTGCAATATGGAGAAAAGGTGGTGTCTGAGTTTCAGCTGAATGACTTCCACTCTGTGGAGGATGTGGTCAAAGCAGCCCGTAAGATAGGCCAGCGAGGAGGAGAAGAGACCAACACTGCCCTGGGAATCAGTGTTGCACG ATCAGAGGCCTTCAAACAGGGAGGTAGAAAGGGAGCAAAGAAGGTCATGATCGTCATCACAGATGGAGAATCACATGACAGTGCTAACCTGCAGCAGGTCATTGAGGACAGCGAGAAGGATGGCATCATCCGATATGCCATTGCT GTACTGGGCTATTATAACCGCAGAGGCATCAACCCTGAAGCTTTCCTCAATGAGATCAAATACATCGCTAGTGACCCTGATGATAAGCATTTCTTTAACGTGACAGATGAAGCAGCTTTGAACGACATTGTGGATGCTCTGGGAGAGAGGATCTTCAGTTTAGAAG GGACTAGCAAGAATGGGACAGCATTTGGTCTCCAGATGTCTCAAGCTGGCTTCTCCACACACATAGTGGAG GACGGTATTCTAGTGGGAGCAGTGGGTGCTTATGACTGGAATGGGGCTGTGCTGAAGGAGACTCGTCAGGGTAAAGTAATCCCGCCAAAGTCATCTTATGAACAAGAGTTCCCAGAAGAACTGAAAAACCATGGAGCGTACCTGG GTTACacagtgacatcagtggtttcaGCTCGCAGTGGCCAGTTATATGTAGCAGGAGCTCCTCGGTTTAATCACACGGGCAAGGTCATCATCTTCACCCTGAAAAATACTGGAGAGCTCACTATACTAGACTCACTCAAAGGACAGCAG ATTGGGTCATACTATGGCAGTGAGATTGCTCCAGTGGACCTGGATGATGATGGAGTGACTGATAACCTGCTGGTGGCTGCTCCCATGTTCTTCAGTGGAGGCTGGGAAAAGGGTAAAGTCTACATTTACAGAGTCACAGAGCAG CCTGATTTCATATTGGAGGGCTCGCTGGAAATCTTAGATCATGGTCAGAATGCCCGTTTCGGCTCTACACTGGCCCCTGTGCCTGATCTTAATGGGGATTCATTTAATGATGTGGTAATAGGAGCTCCACTAGAGGATGACAACAAAGGAGCCATTTACATCTACCACAGCCAACACAACAGAATACTGAGAAAATATAAACAG AGGATTGGTGCTGTTCAGCTGGCCCCAGGTCTGCAGTACTTTGGTCGTAGCATCCATGGGAAAATGGATATGAATGGAGATGGCCTGGTGGATCTAGCTGTGGGCTCCCTCGGTGCTGCAGTACTTCTGTG GTCTCGAAGTGTTGTCAGAATCCATGCCACTGTTCGATTTGAGCCCAGCAAGATCAACATATTCAACAAAGACTGTCGGAGAGGAGGGAAAGATGTGACCTGCATGTCTGCTATCGTATGTCTGAATGTCACAGCTCGGACTCCTAACAGAGCCTCACAGGAAATAG CTCTTAGCTACAATGCTTTCTTTGAGGAGAAGCGCTTCAACCCTCGAGCTGTGTTTGATGACCCAGATCGCCAGCAGCCGCAGAATCTTACACTGCTTCCTGGAGAGGAGACATGTGACCACATCTACTTCCATGCCATG GAGACTACAGACTATGCCAGGCCCATTATATTTACTGTAGAGACTGAGCTTTTGGACCTGGATCAAGGCCCAGTTCTGGATGATAGCTGGCCGACTACTGTGAAAACACAG CTTCCCTTCTGGAATGGGTGTGACGAAGATGACCATTGTGTTCCAGATTTGGTGTTACAATCTCAGACTGATTTAATGAATAGCAA gcagtTCTGTGCCCAAGCATTTCGAGCAGGCAGTCTGTTATGTCAGAGTCAGATGTCAGCAGAACCTTCTGAACGCATTATAGAGGGATCCAGGAGGAGGATGGTAGTAGACGTACGTCTAGAAAACAGAGGGGAGAATGCATATGGAGCTCAGCTTAACATCACTAACACTCCAAACCTACGCTTCTCCAGCCTTATAGTGAAG GACAACTCTGATATACATATAGACTGCCGTACTGAGAACAGGCGAAAATATGAGAAATCTTGCAATATCAGTGCACCTTTTTTGAGAGCAAAGTCACAG GTAGCATTTCGTTTGGAATTTGAATTCAGTCACTCTGTGCTGCTGGATCATGTACAGATCATACTGGAGGTTACCAG TGAGGGGGAGGAAGTTGTCCTACATGACaacattaatgacattttcttCACTCTGAAATACGAGGCTGATCTGCTCTTCACAAG GGATTTTTACCCTACCCGATATGAGCTTAAACCTGACCTCTCTCTAGAGGAACCAAGTGATTTCAACCCTCCGTTCAACTTTACCTTTCAG ATCCAGAACCTTGGTTATTTTCCAGTCCAAGATTTGCAACTGTACATTGCAATCCCTGAGGTCACGAAAAATGGCAATCAACTCCTGCAGATCAGAGATTTCCATATTGACCAG gtcAGTGGAAGTCATTGTATCCTCCCTCAGCATGTGGCACACAGTCGGGCGTCTCCGGAGGACCTCTCACGAACATCACGACTG AACTACTCCAACACCCTGACAATGCCAGTGCAGTGTACCATCAACCTGCCTTCCTACAGAGACGTCAGCGTGAAAATTGGTGGATCCCTCCGTACTGATGCACTGCATGCG CTGAAGTTCAAAGCCCTCGAGCTGGTGACGACAGCCTCAGTGGAGCTGAACCCTTCCAGCCCTATGTTTCTGCCCGAAGAGAGGCCGGTCAGACAT atAATCCTAGAGATCAGGAAACAGGAGGATTACCGTGTTCCCATCTGGATTATCATAGGCAGCACACTTGGAGGCCTGGTACTCCTCTCACTCCTCATTCTGGCACTTTGGAAG TTGGGGTTTTTCCAAAGGCAGAAAAGGCGTGAGGAGACTGAGAATGAGGCTAATGGTAAGATGATGGAAGAGCGATAA